The following are from one region of the Osmerus mordax isolate fOsmMor3 chromosome 1, fOsmMor3.pri, whole genome shotgun sequence genome:
- the mrpl20 gene encoding 39S ribosomal protein L20, mitochondrial, whose translation MVFLTLSNWIRNRGPDRYWKVQEVLKNARHFRGRKNRCYSLAVRAVRRAFVYATKARKAKRRNMRSLWISRIAAASREHGMKYPVLMHNLVKSSVPVNRRVLSDLAITEPRSFLSLAKLARMRQQEGFRSALGDGKEPPGIFSRVVLLQ comes from the exons ATGGTATTTTTGACATTGTCGAATTGGATCCGAAATCGTGGACCTGATAGATACTGGAAGGTTCAAGAAGTTCTCAAAAATGCACGG CATTTCAGAGGGAGAAAAAACCGATGCTACAGTCTGGCTGTACGGGCAGTGAGAAGGGCTTTTGTCTACGCCACCAAGGCTCGCAAAGCTAAAAGACGCAACATGCGATCG ctctggaTCTCGCGCATTGCTGCAGCATCTCGGGAGCATGGCATGAAGTATCCTGTCCTTATGCACAACCTGGTGAAG AGCAGTGTCCCGGTGAATCGGCGTGTTCTTAGTGATCTGGCCATCACAGAGCCTCGGTCATTCCTCTCTCTGGCAAAGCTGGCCAGAATGCGACAACAGGAAGGGTTCAGATCAGCTTTGGGTGATGGCAAAGAGCCTCCTGGCATCTTCTCACGTGTTGTTTTACTACAATGA
- the sdhb gene encoding succinate dehydrogenase [ubiquinone] iron-sulfur subunit, mitochondrial, with protein sequence MSVVGLTSLGRCGAVAIRSSVGMVAVRYAQTAAAPASQPRIKKFQVYRWDPDTTGDKPRMQTYEIDLNTCGPMVLDALIKIKNEMDSTLTFRRSCREGICGSCAMNINGGNTLACLNKIDTNTSKVSKIYPLPHMYVVKDLVPDMSNFYAQYKSIEPYLKKKDEANEGKEQYLQTVDDRQKLDGLYECILCACCSTSCPSYWWNGDKYLGPAVLMQAYRWMIDSRDEFTEERLSKLQDPFSLYRCHTIMNCTKTCPKGLNPGKAIAEIKKMMATYKEKKSAAV encoded by the exons ATGTCGGTTGTTGGTCTAACGTCCTTGGGCAGATGCGGTGCTGTGGCTATCCGTTCCTCTGTTGGAATGGTG GCGGTCAGGTATGCTCAGACAGCTGctgccccagcctctcagcccaGAATCAAGAAGTTCCAGGTGTATCGCTGGGACCCAGACACAACAGGAGATAAACCTCGCATGCAAACCTATGAAATTGACCTCAACAC CTGTGGGCCCATGGTCCTTGATGCTCTCATCAAGATCAAGAATGAGATGGATTCCACACTGACCTTCCGCCGCTCCTGCAGAGAAG GTATTTGTGGATCCTGTGCAATGAACATCAATGGGGGCAACACACTGGCCTGTCTAAACAAGATTGACACCAACACCAGCAAGGTCTCCAAGATCTACCCTCTGCCTCacatgtatgtggtgaaggacCTGGTGCCT GACATGAGCAACTTCTATGCCCAGTACAAGTCTATTGAACCTTACCTAAAGAAAAAGGACGAGGCCAATGAAGGGAAGGAGCAGTACTTGCAGACAGTGGATGACAGACAAAAACTG GATGGGCTTTATGAATGTATCCTGTGTGCATGCTGCAGTACAAGCTGTCCCAGCTACTGGTGGAACGGAGACAAGTACCTGGGACCTGCTGTCCTCATGCAg GCCTACCGCTGGATGATCGACTCGAGAGACGAGTTCACGGAGGAGCGTCTGTCCAAGCTCCAGGATCCCTTCTCCCTCTACCGCTGTCACACCATCATGAACTGCACTAAGACCTGCCCCAAG GGCCTGAACCCTGGCAAGGCAATAGCAGAGATTAAAAAGATGATGGCCACCTACAAGGAGAAGAAATCTGCTGCTGTCTAG
- the mfap2 gene encoding microfibrillar-associated protein 2 isoform X1, with protein MRVILLLCMPALLLAQLYIPNTFPFLDYDDPDYIQGNTADVNQRQVPIDPLSVPGQSDAETEPTEPGPLDCREEQYPCTRLYSVHKPCKQCLNSLCFYSLRRVYVINKEVCVRTVCAHEELLRADLCRDQFSRCGVAAVSGQCGSLGSSCGKSCGGC; from the exons ATGAGAGTCATCCTTCTGCTTTGCATGCCAG CTCTTCTGCTAGCCCAGCTCTACATTCCCAACACCTTCCCGTTTTTGG ACTATGATGATCCAGATTACATCCAGG GGAATACTGCCGATGTGAACCAGAGGCAGGTCCCTATAGACCCACTGTCTGTTCCCGGACAGTCTG ATGCTGAGACAGAGCCCACTGAGCCTGGCCCACTGg ATTGCAGAGAAGAGCAGTACCCCTGTACCAGACTTTACTCTGTTCACAAGCCATGTAAACAATGCCTGAACAGTCTCTGCTTCTACAG CTTGCGACGGGTGTACGTTATCaacaaagaggtgtgtgtgaggactgtgtgtgcacatgaaGAGCTACTCAGAG CTGACCTGTGCCGTGACCAGTTCTCCCGGTGTGGCGTAGCGGCGGTGAGTGGCCAGTGTGGGTCTCTGGGAAGCAGCTGTGGGAAGAGCTGTGGTGGCTGCTAG
- the mfap2 gene encoding microfibrillar-associated protein 2 isoform X2: MRVILLLCMPALLLAQLYIPNTFPFLGNTADVNQRQVPIDPLSVPGQSDAETEPTEPGPLDCREEQYPCTRLYSVHKPCKQCLNSLCFYSLRRVYVINKEVCVRTVCAHEELLRADLCRDQFSRCGVAAVSGQCGSLGSSCGKSCGGC, encoded by the exons ATGAGAGTCATCCTTCTGCTTTGCATGCCAG CTCTTCTGCTAGCCCAGCTCTACATTCCCAACACCTTCCCGTTTTTGG GGAATACTGCCGATGTGAACCAGAGGCAGGTCCCTATAGACCCACTGTCTGTTCCCGGACAGTCTG ATGCTGAGACAGAGCCCACTGAGCCTGGCCCACTGg ATTGCAGAGAAGAGCAGTACCCCTGTACCAGACTTTACTCTGTTCACAAGCCATGTAAACAATGCCTGAACAGTCTCTGCTTCTACAG CTTGCGACGGGTGTACGTTATCaacaaagaggtgtgtgtgaggactgtgtgtgcacatgaaGAGCTACTCAGAG CTGACCTGTGCCGTGACCAGTTCTCCCGGTGTGGCGTAGCGGCGGTGAGTGGCCAGTGTGGGTCTCTGGGAAGCAGCTGTGGGAAGAGCTGTGGTGGCTGCTAG